The segment AAAGCGTCCGGCTGGCTATAGAAAGACATATGGGCCCGGATGGATATCCCACAAGAAAGGCAAAGGAAAAGTTCGGAGAAAATTTTGAGTATCCTAAATATCAGACGAAAGTCGGCCAAATGGTCTTTGAGTGCGACATTCTGACGCAACTGACCCCGGAGGGATTTGAAAAAATATTACTGCTCAGGGAAAAAGACCCTCAGAATGTCAAAGAAGATGAAAGTGTCGCCGAGGAGAAAAATATAACCGTCGAGAAAGCAAGGTTTTTGTCCGTTCTTGAGAGCGCCAAGAAATCTCTGGACTTGGTCGAAACTGAATCCATAATAAAATATGCCGAAGAATTATGGCAGAAGATTCAGGAAGAATATCATGAGCATTTATAAAAATTTAGTTTTTTTATAAAGTTCTTTGAATTACGAAATACAAACCTTTGTGTCATTCCGATCCGCCAACGGCGGAGAGGAATCCCTTTAACATTATTATCGCGTCTTATATTATTTAAGGGATTTCTCTCTCTGCTCCGCTACGTTCGAAATGACAGAAATGACATTTCATAAGTCAAGGTAATTTGTAATTTTAAGAGGATTTAGCCGTCTGATTATATAGGGTCTAATGAT is part of the Candidatus Paceibacterota bacterium genome and harbors:
- a CDS encoding HD domain-containing protein, with the protein product MENMFPKDESSSTPDENYRLEGPAETTKEMQDELMDVVEKYYKDHEVGEDLIGQFMVHNAQVRNYIERFSAEEKFSDKEKEIAILAAILHDIAKGWGDFLKHGEKGGEIAEGILCDMGISKDLAKSVRLAIERHMGPDGYPTRKAKEKFGENFEYPKYQTKVGQMVFECDILTQLTPEGFEKILLLREKDPQNVKEDESVAEEKNITVEKARFLSVLESAKKSLDLVETESIIKYAEELWQKIQEEYHEHL